The Candidatus Omnitrophota bacterium DNA segment CGCTTCGTCCGCTGTTTGGGGACCCGCCTGTTGCCACAGATTCTGATTCTCAATCCAGTACCACTGAATCAAGCAAAAAGTCACGATGGACGCGATAAGGATCCGTTTCATGTCAAATGTGCCTGATCTGCAGTTTTCCCTCTTCCAGCTCCTTTAAACGCTCAGCGACCATGAGCCGGTGGCAGTGCGCCGGATCGCGGGCGCGGCCCATCAAACACACCTTCGCATATTTGGCGCTCTGCAAGACCGTATGCAGAGCCTCTCCCTGGCTGTGGAGATGTTTCATATAGACCTGGCGAAAGGACTGCCAATTGCCTGTTTCACAAAAGTCTTCTCGCGCGGCCCTAGGACTCCCCAAAGCCTCAATGTGCACATACCCAATCCCCTCGTGCGCCAATACTTGTTCCAAATTCTCACCCGAAAATTCGGACTTCACGGCCTTGGGGTCGAGCCGCAAATCGAACAGAATCTCAACACAGCTTGCCTTGAGGCGGTCCACAAAATCGCTCAAGTCCATGTCTTCACATCCGATCGTGCAAATCGATCTTCTTTCCGGATCCATGCATTACTCCAAGGGGCTGATCAAACTGATCAGAGTGTGGCGCTCCGGCCGCGGTGTGGGAGGATTGTCCTCGGTAAAGAATGTGAGCGCCCCGGTTTCATCAATCACACAAAGGGTTACGGCACGGTCCCCATACAAAGCTTGAAAATACTCGTAACCAAACTCCTTCGTCAACGTAGCCTTAGTGAGCACTGCCCCGGACAGAAAGCGCTTTTCCAAATCCGAGTAATTCGAGCGCGGGCCAAATAGAATGCGCCCCCTCAGGTGCCTCAGATGAGATCGCTGGCGTCCCGTATATCCCGTCTCCGGAGGGAGCTGATAGACCTCGGCCCTGCCGAAATCATCCACAAAATGCAGAGCCGCCAAAGAATTGACTTCGTCGTTGGAGGTCAGCGCCACTAAGCGGCCGAAGTCCTCAAAGTCGATTTCATCTTTCACGTAAGGCGACCGGATATCAATGCAATAGCTTTGAAGTCCCTCCTGCTGCGCGAGTTCCACATGCTCGCGGTTGGTATCCACCAACCCGACCAAATAGCCTTCGTCGTGCAAAAACTTGGCCAAGTAGCGAGCCCAGTCATGCGCCCCGACCAGAAGCATCCCCTTGGCGCCGGAGCGCTGAATCTGCAGCCATCGCGCCAAAGGCCCCCCGAAGATACCATAGAAAAGCACGGTGATCACAATCACCACAAAAGTGACATTGGAAATTTCTTCGGCCCGGGCATAGCCTCTTTCCGCCAAACGCAAGGTAAAGAGAGTGGCCATTGCTGCCGCCACAATCCCCCGCGGAGCCATAAAAGCCAGGAAGATCTTTTCTTTGATATCAAAGTCGGAGCCCTTGGCCGACAGAAATACCGCAGCCGGCCGCACGACAAGAATAAGGAAGAAGACAAAAAGGAGATTGCGCCAAGTCAGAAGCTGCAAGAATCCTGCGTGCAGACGCGCGGCCAAAATAATAAAAAGCATGGAGATAATCAGAACGCGCAGATTCTCTTTAAACTCAATAATGTGTTTGACCACCACGCTTCCCTGGTTAGCCAACACAATGCCCATCACCGTAACGGCCAACAAGCCGGATTCGGCCTGGAGCATGTTGGAGCCCGCAAAAACCGCCACAACGGCCATGAGCGTGAATGCGCTCTGCAGGAACTCGGGAATCAGATAGCGCTGCAGCATAAGCACCATAATCCACGCGCCCAGGGTCCCCACCGCCGCCCCGGCCAAAACCGTCTGAGTCAACCCCATGACTGCCAGGGCCGTGGCTTTTTGCCATCCTCCCACCAGAATCCCTTCAAAGACTAAGACCGCGAGGATGGCCCCGATGGGGTCGTTGAGCATGCCCTCCCACTTGAGGGCTGAGGAAATGCGCTGAGTAGGCCTTACCTGACGGAGCAAGGGGCCGATCACCGTGGGGCCGGTCACCACCAAGGTCACACCCAGCAAAAGAGCCAAAGAGAAACTGAGGTTCAGCAGAAGAGAAGCCGCAAGAACGGTCAAACCTGCAGTCACCACAATACCCACGGTAATGAGGTTGCGGACCACCCCCCCGACCACACGCAATTCCGAAAGGTTTAGGGAGAGACCCCCCTCAAAAAGAACCAGGGCAACCGAAATGGAAACTACCGGGAAGAGCAGGTCCCCCAGGAAATGGTCGGGATTGAGAAAGCCCGTGACAGGACCTGCCACAAAGCCGAATAGGAGCAAGAGCAGGATGGCCGGCAAATGCATCCGCCAGGCCAGCCACTGGGCCGTCACCCCCAGGATAAGGACGCTCACAAGATCCGCAAGTAAAGGATTAATCAAGGGTTACTCCAGGGCACAATCAATCATATAATAATTCCATGAAACTCTCACCCATCGTCATCGCAGGTCTTCTCGTCAGCCTGGGCCTCACGGTCTTCGGATGGACCTGCATCCAAGTGTATCAATACCAGGTCCATCAGCTCCCTGGAGTCGTGCCCCCGGAGGTGGCTGAGAAGCTTGCCCAAGGACTGGTCAGCTTTTGCGTGGCTGCCAGCATTCTCGCCCTGGCCACAGGCATCCATATCGGTCAACGCGCCGCAGGTTCCCGCTACAAAATGCTGGGCCGCGTCCTTTCGGTAACACTGATTGTGTTGGGACTGGTCACGCCATTCTTCGCCTGGCGCGCAGGAGAGATTATCTCCACGCAAGGAAAGATGTGGGCAAGCTTAATAGGAATTTAAGTTCATTATTGCGCCCACCTCAGTCTCCCACCGGCTGCACAGACACACCGCAGGCTGGTTGCAAGAATCCCGTTAATAGTGTTCAATATGCTTGTTCTGATCTTAGCTATTCGGATATCCTCATCACTGTCAACCGAGAAGAACCATGGAAGATTTTCAATCTGAGCAAGAAGTATTCGTAGATAGGGCCCACGATTCTCCGCTCATACGGAAACTTGAAGCAGCGATTCGTGTGGCAGTGCGCGCCCTTGCCGTTCTGATGACCGTCGTCATTATCTTGGGGGTCGTCGATGTTATTTGGGTGCTTTACGAAAAACTTATGAGCCCACCCAAGTTTCTGCTTCAGATTAGTGATATATTGGCCACGTTTGGGGCCTTCATGGCAGTCTTGATCGCCATCGAAATCTTTGTCAACATTACAATCTATCTGAGAGAAGATGTCATCCATGTCAAAATCGTTATGGCCACAGCTCTTATGGCCATAGCCCGAAAAGTGATCATCTTGGACATGAAAGAAGTCCAGGCTGCTGATTTGTGGGGGCTGGCAGGGGTTGTGTTAGCTACCAGCATCGCATACTGGATTGTCGTGGTCTCGCCGGGAAAAGAGAGTTCTTCAGGCGCGACGAAGCTGCATTGATTTCCTAAGCTTTTTTTCCAATCCCACCAGAGCGTAGATAGCCAGGCCGACCCCAAAGCCTTTTGCCCATCCAACCCATCCAACCGGATGGCTATGAAACAGGTAGTTCATCGGCGGCAGATAAGCATATAAAGCATGAGCCAACAACATGGCGCCGATACCGACCCATATCCACAAGTTCGAGAAAATGCCGATCTCCAAAATAGATTTATCCAAGGAGCGGCAGTTTAGGAGATAGAAGAGTTGACCCCACACAAACACGCCCACTGATACCGTTCTGGCCGCTTCAACGTTTCCACCCATCCAAATCGCAAGCTCAAAAAGACCAAAGGCCCCGGCCATCAGGGCAACTCCAACCGTGAATAGACGGATGAGCATATCTGGACTCAAAAGCGCGGCGCTGGGATCTCTGGGAGGTTTGTTCATGATATCCGGTTCCTTAGCTTCGAATGCAAGCGACAACCCCAAAAAGATAGCCGTCGTCATATTGATCCATAGAATCTGAACAGGCAAAATCGGTAGCGGCAGACCGGTTAATATGGCGGCAAAAATGACCAGCCCCTGGCCCAAATTTGTAGGCAGAATCCATGCAATGAATTTTTTCAAATTGTCAAAAACTCCTCTACCTTCCTCTATCGCCTTTTCAATCGTCGAAAAATTGTCATCGGTCAAGATCATGTCAGCAGCCTCCTTAGCCACTTCCGTACCTGAAATGCCCATTGCGATTCCAATATCAGCCCTTTTAAGGGCTGGGGCATCATTGACCCCATCGCCGGTCATTGCAACGACATGCCCCCGTGCTTGAAGCGCCTCAACAATTCTCAGCTTCTGCTCAGGGGTAACACGGGCGAAAACACTGGTCTCCTCGACACAATCGATGAGGCCTGCGTCGTTAAGCTTTTCAAGTTGGGAGCCTGTCAGAGCAACGATTCTCTTTCCCTCTTTTGACGGCCGGCCTAAACCAAGCTCTGCCGCAATTGCATGTGCTGTGACCACGTGATCACCCGTAATCATTTTGATATCAATTCCGGCACTCTGGCAGACTGCCACCGCACTAATGGCCTCTGCCCGGGGAGGATCAATCATCCCCTGCAGGCCGATAAAACTCAGCCCAGAGGAAATCGAATCATGGTTAAGCCTAAAATCAGCATCACGGACACCCATCTTTGCAAAAGCCAGCACGCGCAATCCGCGTTCTGCCATCTGCTGTTGGTTTGCCAAGGCTTTCTCGCGAGCCGCTTTGCTTAGCTCGCATCTCTCCAGGATCTTTTCAACAGCTCCTTTCACATAAACATTCTTGCTGTGCTTCTGAGTATCCTCTGTAACGACTGCCATGTACTGGTATTGAGATTCAAAGGGAATCGAGTCTAATCTCTTCGTATGCGCATCCAACTCAGATTTCTGGATCCGTGCTTTGGCTGCAGACACAATAAGCGCCACTTCAGTCGGATCTCCCTGGGCCTTCCAGAGTCCTCCCTCATTAACCAGCTGGCTATCGTTACACAACAAACCAGCCATCATACATTCTCTAAGGGAAGCATCGTCCAATGGGGCGCCTGCCGAAGACAAAACTTCACCTTCAGGCTGATAGCCAGAACCCGTCAATTGGTAGAACTCCCCCCCGGCAAAGACCTCCGTGACGGTCATTTGATTCTCGGTCAGAGTGCCGGTCTTGTCAGAGCAGATAACTGTTGTGCTACCCAACGTCTCCACAGCAGGCAACTTGCGAATCAGGCTCCCCTTTTTGGCCATTCTATTAACACCAATTGCGAGGGTAATGGTAACCACCGCCGGCAAACCTTCCGGGATTGCCGCCACCGCAAGCGCAACGGCAGCAATAAAGGTCTGTACCATCTCTTGGCCTCGTAAAATTCCTATCGCAAAAGTGACTCCAGTGAGCCCCAATATCCAATAAAGCAATATGTGGCTGAATCGCTCAATCTTCTTTGTCAGAGGTGTCTGCAACTCGTCAGTCGCCTCCAACAATTCGGAGATCCTTCCAACTTCTGTTTGGTGACCCGTAGCAATAACTAACCCTCGAGCCTGACCAAAGGTCACAAGGGTAGAGGCGTAGGCGATATTCTGGCGATCCGCCAATAAAGTCTCCTGAGGAAGCGTTTCTTGTGACTTCTGGACCGGAGCGGATTCTCCTGTCAAAGAGGCTTCTTCTGTCTGGAGATTATTTACCTCGATAAGCCGCACATCCGCTGGAACTTTGTCACCTGATTGGAGATAAACCACATCCCCTGGGACGATTTGGTCGGAAGAAATCACGCATTTTTCTCCCGAGCGCAAAACAGTCGCCTGTGTGATCACTGTTTTTGCCAAAGCCTCAATAGCCTGGACCGCTTTGGCCTCCTGAGCAAAACCTATAACTGCGTTGATGATGACTACAGCCAATATGACGGCTGCGTCCACAGTCCCTTTAAACAGAGCTGTAACAATAGCTGCTGCAAGCAGAATATAGATCAGAGGCTGATGAAACTGGAGAATAAATCGAACAAAAGGACTCTTGCCTTTTTTCCCTTTGAGGAGATTCGCCCCAAAATGGGCTCTCCGGTTTTCAATCTCAAACCTGTCTAAGCCACGATTAAGATCCACTTCGAGAATTTGGACCACTTCCTCTGTTGGTAAGTGATGCCAGTGCTTGCCAAGTAACGTATACATCCTCTTTAAACCTCCGATTTCTACAACATCAGGAAAAGTCTGACTTTAATGGGCTAACGCTGCGCTGTATCATATAATAACCCCACGAAACTCTCACACATCACCCCGGGCGGGTCAATCGCAACCAGAATCCTGGTCTGGATATTGCATGAGAACTCCATAGAGCAATTCCTCCACAAGCATTCATGCCAGATGACGCGCAGTTGGAAAGCCGCTGAGGGCCCGGCAATTCAATAGATGGTCTGGGGCAATTTGCCGGGGTTTTAGATTACAGGACACGGCTATCCATAGATCTCGTGGGCTGCCCTCTTGCGCAGGCGCAGGATGCAAAATCCGTCCAAGACCGCGCTGGGCAGGATGCGCCAGAACTTGCGCGTTTCAGGATGGAGTTCCTTGCCGTCCCAGTGAATGAGCCCCTGCTTGCCGCGAGGCAAGGGTATGTCGAGCTTGTCCACCTCTACCTGTCCTCCAATGCGTCTCAGGACCCAGTCCAGAACCAACTCATTCTCCTCGGGAGCAAAGGTACACGTGGAATAGACCAGGACCCCACCCGGCCTCAGGGCATTAACTCCGGCCAACAGAAGCCTTTTCTGCACTCCGGCCATCTCCTTGATTTTGCGGGGCGACCAATAGCGATAGGACTCCTTCTTCGCCAATAAGAAACGGCCTTCGGAACTGCAGGGAGCATCCACTAAGACCCGGTCAAAACAATTTGCGTGAGTACGCCCAAAGGCCGCGCCGTTCTTGAGAGTGCACTGCACAATACCCGAGGCTTGCTGCTCCACATTGGCTTTGAGTCTGAAGAACCGCTTCCGGTTCTTGTCATTGGCCACGATTTCTCCGCGACCCTTCATCATGCAGGCCAACTGCGTGGTCTTGCTCCCCGGGGCCGCCGCCATATCCAGGACCTTCTCTCCGGGCTTCGGATCCAAAATCAACACAGGTAACATGCTGGAGAGCCGTTGGATATAAATCTCACCGTTGCGAAAGACACTCGTGCTCTGCAAATCGCGTATCGTCCCGGTACGCAAAATAAAGGCACTGGGATACCACGCCACAGGAACCGCATCGACTTTCTCCCGGGCCAGGCGGGAACGCACCTCGTCCGGACGCACATCCAGCCAGTTAATGCGAAAGGTGACGGGCTTAGGAACTAAAAATGTCTGGACAACGGATTCGTAGATATCAGCGGGGAAGATACGCTGCAGGCGCTGCAAAAATTTGGGGGGAAGAGCCGGCATAGAAAACTACCGCTTTCGCAGGCGGGCTAAGAAAAGGCCTTCCAAGACCGCGGAAGGCAACACCCGCCGCACCTTAGACAGCTCCGGCAAATACTCCGTCCCGGACCATTGGCACAGGCCCCCGGACACATTGGGGATAGGCAATTCAAACTCCTCCAGTTCGACGCGGCCGTCATTCTCCTGGAGCACCGTGTTCACCACAGCCTCGTTCTCCTCAGGCGCAAAGGTGTTCGTGGAATAGACCAGGACCCCGCCCGGCTTCAAAGCCTGCACACCGGCGCGGAGCAGGCTGAGTTGACCGGGCACCATGGCGCCGATCTCCTCTTCACTCCAAGACAGATAGGTGCGCGGATCGGCCAAGTAGAAGCGGCTTTCCTCCGTGCTGCCGGCATCCACCATCACCTTGTCAAAGCAATCGCCGTTGGCAGCGGCAAATTCGGAGGCATCTTGGTGAACGCAGGTTACGTTGCCCGCCTCTTGCATGCGCACGCCCGCACTCAAGTCGCGAAAACGCAGGCGATCCTTTTCAGCGGCCACTAACCGTCCCTGGCCCCGCATCAAACAGGCCATTTGCGTGGCTTTGGCCCCGGGCCCTGCTCCCAAATCCAGGACCTGCTCCCCGGGCTGGGGGTCCAGCACCAATGCCGGCAACATCTGAGACAAGGTCTGCACGCAAATATCCCCGCTGCGGAAGCTCGGGGTCCGCTCCAGCTCGCTGATCGAACCCAGGCGCAAGATAAAGGCCCCCGGGTACCAGGCCACGGGCACAACCTCCAGTCCCTGGGAGGAAACACGCAGCCGGATCTCCTCCGGATGGAGGCCCGCGCGATTAAGGCGAAAACTCGGGGGTTTGGCAAAGGTAAAGGTCTCCAGGACCGCGATCTTACGGTCTTGGGGAAGGATCTGGCGGAGCCGGTCTAGAAATTGGCTTGGGATCTCTGGCATATAAGGTTTCCGGCATCGACTAAGAATGCGCTGTCTGTATAATAGTATGATTCTGTTTTGGCCGTCCACTGGTGAAAGGATTAGACCCCTTTGTTTTCCGAAGGTCCCAAGACTCCAATCAAGCATTCCCGTGCCTCCGAGGCTGTTCACGAAATCATGGCCGGCCTGGCCATGTTCGGGCTCTGGGTGAGCCTCTCCGGAAAGCTCGACCGCTTTCACCTGCTCATGGGCGTCTTGAGTGCGCTCATTGTGGCCCGGCTTACCGGCCCGCTCCTAACAACTCGAGTACACGGGCAGAAAGGAACCCGCGAAGAGTACCTCACAAGCCATCCCGGCATGTGGCTGAGATTCTGGGCCTATGTGCCCTGGCTTATCCGGGAAGTGATCCTGGCCAACATTCATGTGGCCCTGCTTGTTCTCCGGCCCAAATCCGCTCTTGATCCCCTGATTCTCCGCTTTGGCACAAACCTGGATTCGGATCTGTCTCAAACGACGCTGGCCAACTCCATCACACTGACTCCGGGGACTATCACAATCGAGGTCGAGGAAAGCGGCGAGTTTCTGGTACACGCAATCACACCCGCAGCCGCGCAAAGCCTGATGACCCTGGACATGCAGAGCCGCGTGGGACGCATCTTCAAATTGCCCAAAGGCCAGGACCTGCCCCGGATTGCGCGAAAGCATGAGGAGATGGACCTGTGAGCGATTTCTTCACCTCCCTCTGCTTTGTGATCATTCTCTACATCCTCTTTCTCTTGTACCGCGCCTTGCGGGGCCCCACGCTCTTTGACCGGCTCCTGGCCGTGGGCACCATGGGCACCAAAACCGTTGTCCTCATCTGCTTGTTGGGGTTTGCTTATGGCCGTATTGACATGTTCGTGGATATCGCCATTGGCTACGCCCTGCTCAACTTTATCGGGACCATTGCTTTTGCCAAGTATTTGGAGAGAAGAGGTTCAAGCATATGACGGCCTTCAGCCTGGTTCTCGTCTGTTTAGGAATGCTCGTGTTAGGCCTGGGATCCCTGGGTGTGTTGCGGCTGCCTGATCTCTATTCCCGCGTGCACGCGGCAGGAATGTCCGACACCCTGGGCATTAGCTTGCTCTGTCTGGGGCTGGCCCTGCACCACGGGTGGAGCATCGATAGCGTAAAGCTGGCGCTGATCCCGGTTTTTCTCTGGCTGGCAAACCCTGTGGCAACGCACGCGGTTGTGCACGCTGCTTGGCACCGCGGGCTTAAGCCCTGGACTCTCGAATCCAAGCCCGGACATGAGGAGAGCCAGCTGTGATCCTGCTTTACATCCCCCTGTTTGCGCTTTTGGTGCTCCTGGCCGTTGCCTCGCTCACGACCCGGAGTCTGACCGGAGCAGCCATGCTGCTCGGTTTCTTCAGTTTTGTGATCGCCTCCCTGTTTGCCGTCATGGATGCGGTGGATGTGAGCTTCACCGAGGCCGTGGTCGGGGCCGCCATCTCATCTCTCTTTTTTATAGCCGCGTTAATGCGCATGCCTAAGCCCACGGGCATCAGCCGACCTATCTCCCCAGGAGATGTGTCTCCTGAGAGTCCGAAAACCTCCGGGATCGTCCTCACGCTTGGCACCCTGGCGGGCTTCGGGATCTTGTTGATGCTTGCCGCGGCCGCGTACCCGGACTTTGGGAGTTCCGTGAATCCTGCCATGCAACATGTGGCCCCCGAATATATCGAACGCGCCTATGACGACACCCACACGCCCAACATGGTGACCGCCGTGCTCGCCGACTACCGGAGTTATGACACCTTGGGAGAAACCACGGTGGTCTTTACGGCCGGCATGGCCGCGTTTCTTCTGCTCGGGGGAAGGACCAGGAAATCATGATCACAAAACACACCAGCCTCGTGGTCAACCAAAGTTGCCGGATCATGCTGCCCTTTATCCAGCTCTTTGCGCTCTATGTTATCGGTCACGGGCATTACAGCCCGGGCGGAGGATTCCAGGGCGGCGTGCTCTTGGCCGCGGCAGCCCTGCTTTTGAGACTCACGCTCGGCCCCGGGCCTGCGGGCCGCTTGGCCCGCCCGGCCATTGCGCCTCTTTTGGGCGCAGCCGGAGTCATGATCTACGCCGGGACCGGTTTGCCGGCCCTGCTGTACGGATTACCGTATCTGGACTATCACTGGCTGGCAGAGGCCATGGGCGCACACTCCCATGCCGGGCTGGCTGCGTGGCGCGGCCATGGCATCCTCATGGTGGAAATCGGCGTGGGCCTGGCTGTTTACTCTGTGCTTGCCCTGATCTTTGATGCGTTGGTGGGGAGGGCGGAAGCATGATCGCATTTTTCACGGACCGTTACGCCTATATCGCCACCGTGGTGCTGCTCTTGATCGGGCTGGGAGGAATGCTCCTGCACCCCAACCTTTTGAAAAAGCTCATCGGACTGGGGATTTTCCAGTCCGGGATTATCCTCTTCTACATCAATGTCGCGGCCAATCACCAAGGCACAG contains these protein-coding regions:
- a CDS encoding DUF488 domain-containing protein, which translates into the protein MDPERRSICTIGCEDMDLSDFVDRLKASCVEILFDLRLDPKAVKSEFSGENLEQVLAHEGIGYVHIEALGSPRAAREDFCETGNWQSFRQVYMKHLHSQGEALHTVLQSAKYAKVCLMGRARDPAHCHRLMVAERLKELEEGKLQIRHI
- a CDS encoding cation:proton antiporter; this translates as MINPLLADLVSVLILGVTAQWLAWRMHLPAILLLLLFGFVAGPVTGFLNPDHFLGDLLFPVVSISVALVLFEGGLSLNLSELRVVGGVVRNLITVGIVVTAGLTVLAASLLLNLSFSLALLLGVTLVVTGPTVIGPLLRQVRPTQRISSALKWEGMLNDPIGAILAVLVFEGILVGGWQKATALAVMGLTQTVLAGAAVGTLGAWIMVLMLQRYLIPEFLQSAFTLMAVVAVFAGSNMLQAESGLLAVTVMGIVLANQGSVVVKHIIEFKENLRVLIISMLFIILAARLHAGFLQLLTWRNLLFVFFLILVVRPAAVFLSAKGSDFDIKEKIFLAFMAPRGIVAAAMATLFTLRLAERGYARAEEISNVTFVVIVITVLFYGIFGGPLARWLQIQRSGAKGMLLVGAHDWARYLAKFLHDEGYLVGLVDTNREHVELAQQEGLQSYCIDIRSPYVKDEIDFEDFGRLVALTSNDEVNSLAALHFVDDFGRAEVYQLPPETGYTGRQRSHLRHLRGRILFGPRSNYSDLEKRFLSGAVLTKATLTKEFGYEYFQALYGDRAVTLCVIDETGALTFFTEDNPPTPRPERHTLISLISPLE
- a CDS encoding phosphate-starvation-inducible PsiE family protein, translated to MEDFQSEQEVFVDRAHDSPLIRKLEAAIRVAVRALAVLMTVVIILGVVDVIWVLYEKLMSPPKFLLQISDILATFGAFMAVLIAIEIFVNITIYLREDVIHVKIVMATALMAIARKVIILDMKEVQAADLWGLAGVVLATSIAYWIVVVSPGKESSSGATKLH
- a CDS encoding cation-transporting P-type ATPase, with the protein product MYTLLGKHWHHLPTEEVVQILEVDLNRGLDRFEIENRRAHFGANLLKGKKGKSPFVRFILQFHQPLIYILLAAAIVTALFKGTVDAAVILAVVIINAVIGFAQEAKAVQAIEALAKTVITQATVLRSGEKCVISSDQIVPGDVVYLQSGDKVPADVRLIEVNNLQTEEASLTGESAPVQKSQETLPQETLLADRQNIAYASTLVTFGQARGLVIATGHQTEVGRISELLEATDELQTPLTKKIERFSHILLYWILGLTGVTFAIGILRGQEMVQTFIAAVALAVAAIPEGLPAVVTITLAIGVNRMAKKGSLIRKLPAVETLGSTTVICSDKTGTLTENQMTVTEVFAGGEFYQLTGSGYQPEGEVLSSAGAPLDDASLRECMMAGLLCNDSQLVNEGGLWKAQGDPTEVALIVSAAKARIQKSELDAHTKRLDSIPFESQYQYMAVVTEDTQKHSKNVYVKGAVEKILERCELSKAAREKALANQQQMAERGLRVLAFAKMGVRDADFRLNHDSISSGLSFIGLQGMIDPPRAEAISAVAVCQSAGIDIKMITGDHVVTAHAIAAELGLGRPSKEGKRIVALTGSQLEKLNDAGLIDCVEETSVFARVTPEQKLRIVEALQARGHVVAMTGDGVNDAPALKRADIGIAMGISGTEVAKEAADMILTDDNFSTIEKAIEEGRGVFDNLKKFIAWILPTNLGQGLVIFAAILTGLPLPILPVQILWINMTTAIFLGLSLAFEAKEPDIMNKPPRDPSAALLSPDMLIRLFTVGVALMAGAFGLFELAIWMGGNVEAARTVSVGVFVWGQLFYLLNCRSLDKSILEIGIFSNLWIWVGIGAMLLAHALYAYLPPMNYLFHSHPVGWVGWAKGFGVGLAIYALVGLEKKLRKSMQLRRA
- a CDS encoding RsmB/NOP family class I SAM-dependent RNA methyltransferase; amino-acid sequence: MPALPPKFLQRLQRIFPADIYESVVQTFLVPKPVTFRINWLDVRPDEVRSRLAREKVDAVPVAWYPSAFILRTGTIRDLQSTSVFRNGEIYIQRLSSMLPVLILDPKPGEKVLDMAAAPGSKTTQLACMMKGRGEIVANDKNRKRFFRLKANVEQQASGIVQCTLKNGAAFGRTHANCFDRVLVDAPCSSEGRFLLAKKESYRYWSPRKIKEMAGVQKRLLLAGVNALRPGGVLVYSTCTFAPEENELVLDWVLRRIGGQVEVDKLDIPLPRGKQGLIHWDGKELHPETRKFWRILPSAVLDGFCILRLRKRAAHEIYG
- a CDS encoding RsmB/NOP family class I SAM-dependent RNA methyltransferase, which gives rise to MPEIPSQFLDRLRQILPQDRKIAVLETFTFAKPPSFRLNRAGLHPEEIRLRVSSQGLEVVPVAWYPGAFILRLGSISELERTPSFRSGDICVQTLSQMLPALVLDPQPGEQVLDLGAGPGAKATQMACLMRGQGRLVAAEKDRLRFRDLSAGVRMQEAGNVTCVHQDASEFAAANGDCFDKVMVDAGSTEESRFYLADPRTYLSWSEEEIGAMVPGQLSLLRAGVQALKPGGVLVYSTNTFAPEENEAVVNTVLQENDGRVELEEFELPIPNVSGGLCQWSGTEYLPELSKVRRVLPSAVLEGLFLARLRKR
- a CDS encoding Na+/H+ antiporter subunit E; this encodes MFSEGPKTPIKHSRASEAVHEIMAGLAMFGLWVSLSGKLDRFHLLMGVLSALIVARLTGPLLTTRVHGQKGTREEYLTSHPGMWLRFWAYVPWLIREVILANIHVALLVLRPKSALDPLILRFGTNLDSDLSQTTLANSITLTPGTITIEVEESGEFLVHAITPAAAQSLMTLDMQSRVGRIFKLPKGQDLPRIARKHEEMDL
- a CDS encoding pH regulation protein F; this translates as MSDFFTSLCFVIILYILFLLYRALRGPTLFDRLLAVGTMGTKTVVLICLLGFAYGRIDMFVDIAIGYALLNFIGTIAFAKYLERRGSSI
- a CDS encoding monovalent cation/H(+) antiporter subunit G; translated protein: MTAFSLVLVCLGMLVLGLGSLGVLRLPDLYSRVHAAGMSDTLGISLLCLGLALHHGWSIDSVKLALIPVFLWLANPVATHAVVHAAWHRGLKPWTLESKPGHEESQL
- a CDS encoding DUF4040 domain-containing protein — translated: MILLYIPLFALLVLLAVASLTTRSLTGAAMLLGFFSFVIASLFAVMDAVDVSFTEAVVGAAISSLFFIAALMRMPKPTGISRPISPGDVSPESPKTSGIVLTLGTLAGFGILLMLAAAAYPDFGSSVNPAMQHVAPEYIERAYDDTHTPNMVTAVLADYRSYDTLGETTVVFTAGMAAFLLLGGRTRKS
- a CDS encoding sodium:proton antiporter, encoding MITKHTSLVVNQSCRIMLPFIQLFALYVIGHGHYSPGGGFQGGVLLAAAALLLRLTLGPGPAGRLARPAIAPLLGAAGVMIYAGTGLPALLYGLPYLDYHWLAEAMGAHSHAGLAAWRGHGILMVEIGVGLAVYSVLALIFDALVGRAEA